The nucleotide sequence aacagacttgtgccctttctttttacaaatcccaCATGGTTTAGCTTGTGGGTCATGATTGCACTTCCCAAAGTGCCTTTTGTTGCAGGTTTTGCACCTAGGTTTGTCACTTGGCTGCCCCTTCTTGGAACCAAAGTTCCCTTTACTCTTCTTGTTTGACTGAGGAGACTTGTCTTCCTCTCTCTTCCTCTTCCCATCATCGGTAACTTTCTTTGCCCTACTCCTCACAACATcaagagtgagggacaaagatagatCCACAGTAGATCTATAAGTGGCTGGCTTAGATGCCTTAACATTCCCTTTTACTTCAGGgccaaaccaccgatgaaacgcgcaatgcgtttgggTTCAGGGGTGACTAAGTATGGTACAAGCCTCGACCTCGAGTTAAAGctagtcacataggatctacaaTCTAGATCCTTCATTACCAAAGTGAGGAAGTCAGTTTCTATCCTCTCGACTTCATGTTTAGGGCAATAAGTATCCTTCACCAAATCAACAAACTTGTTTCATGAAAGGTTATACAAAGGAACCTTTCCAGTGGCTTGCACTAATGCTTTCCACCAAGTGAGGGCATCGCCCTTGAaagattgagacacaaacttcactaTATCTTCCTTAGCACATCCACTGATGTCTATCACAATCTCCATCTCGTCCAACCATTTCATGCAATCGATCGCTACCTTTTCTCCTGTAAAATCCCTCGGTtacaggagacaaagtacttataggtacAACCCTTGGTGTACCTGGGAGTCGGTTCAAAAACACTCTGCTTCTGAGGTTCACTCCTCTGATTAGACGAGTGCTGAGACTCATCTTTCTTAAGTGTATGCGAATGAGAATGGGACTTTGAATGAGTTTTGGACTGTACATTACTCGGCTCCTTAAATATCTTATCTACTGCTTGAGCAACTACGGTGTCAATCATTGCCTGCTGTTCAGCGTTTGTAAGATTTACTCTTGCTTCATTATTGTTTTCTCCTCGCCTGTGGCCATTTGCCTCGTCAGATCCAGCCATTATTCAAGTACTGAATCAAATAATAATGATTTATAATTCACCATATCGATGATTAGatggtcatggtattattaaaccatatagACCATTTTTAAGTAATAATTAATAATCAATAGAATATAATTCtttatatttattagacaggggaatTTATAATTCACAACTGCCAAAGTCATAAAAGAGATTTTTATTTAACACAAGGCTCGTCTCGAAGGACATTTAGATGGCATaaaggccttgtcacaaggacgattaaaacataatcaatgatctcTTGTATCATTGATCTTAGGGCCAAACAAAGTTCATCGccctttttgacaagaagtttataaaataaaactatcATTGTCATTATTATACCTTTACTTATAGGCacacatctcaaatggatgttttagGTGTAGACATCATATTGATGTTTATTTGCCATTattcgcattgatcatataggcTATATAAGTGACTTTGGAAAAAATCCAAGTACATTTGGAAGCTTGTGTGGTTTCTCGTACCGcacagccaggaatgttaacatgttttcagatgttaactgGGATTTATtgtcttaaaaaggttgtaccatcatagccatttaatattttggctaggttatacctctaagagtTTCTTTAGCAGATCAATTTAAAAATTGAAATGATATAACGTAATGATGTAATAAaatacttatttaaaaatcaaagataaactttattaaaccataAAACTAGTACAGagatgccctaaacgggacttgaaACAACacaatgcccacgcaggggctacaGAAATAGGAAAATAAGTCAACGCAGGGACTTGGTACTGAAAATAAAATAATGTCCCCGTAGGGACTTGATTAAAAGACAATACAAGATAAATTAAACAACTTCCTACTTCTTCTTGCCTTTAATAAGGCTCGCAAGGCCTTTGAGAAAGCTATTATGCTTCTTTTTGGTTTCATTTGCTTCTTGCTCAACCCTGTCTAGCCTTTGAAGTATTTCTTCAGTTTGCACCTGTtggggaggaggaggttgctgATATGGGGGGTATTGATAACCCTGCACCGGATATCCAGTTGGGTAAACTGGAGGGAAAGAAGATGGAAAAAGTGCATTGTATTGTGCAGCAGTAAGGTATGGATCATGGTTTCCATAATCCGATGGGTATCCAGATGGGTTTTCAAAAGGGTTGTACCCAGAAGAACCTGGGTAAGTCGGGATCGGGTTGTCGAAACGCATTGGTGGCGGTGGTGCATGTGAAACCGGTGGAGGATCGTTTTCCGGTACCACGTGCGAGGGTCCACCCATTTGGGGGTCCTCGGGGATAGGAGGGTAAGAACTTGAACCCTGAGGAGAACTGAAACGAGGTCCTCCTCGCACAGATATTCGTGCATTCCTCCTTTGCCTCGGAGGCTCCAGAGGTGGCTGAGGTAGCTGTTGAGGCGGCTCCTCAACAGGAAGTGGTGGAGGTGAAACTGCTTGAAGCTGGGGTTCAACCAAAGGAGGTTGAGCAGGAGAGTTATTGTACGAAGGAGTAAAGTACCAATCATACGTGTCCATTCTCTCTTGGTATGAATCGGGCCCTCGGTATGGCGATCCTCGAAATGGGAACCGCTTGAGATGCTAATTGGGTGGCCCGGTGTTCCGGTTTGCATTTCTGGGTCCGGGTCGTCGTCCATCTCCATTTCGTGAGGAAAGTGATCCTCAGGTCCCAAAGGGTTGTAGCCCAAAAAGTCGTTGACATAATCATTCGGATTAAACGGTGCTGGAGAGTAGGTAGAATCCGAATGATGAAACGAATGAGAATGCAAGGAATGATAGGATTGGTGAGACTCATGCGAATGATGTGATGCATGGGAGTGATGAGAATGCCGGGGCTCGTCTGGAATAGGCGGCCTGAAAGATGGATGAAAAGAAGGTGAAGAGCTCAATGAGACAGAGTGTCTCGCTGGTTCAAAGGAATGACCCCATTGGTCATGAGAGTTTGAGCTACAAAACGACACAGACGGGGTGCGCCGATGGGATGGTCCTGCGTGTCCTGATGGTCCACCTCGCATGGGACCCTTTCCTTTGCCTCTTACTCTGGGTGGCATTGTTGATGGTTAACCCTGTCAAAACAAGTTAAAtaaagttaaataaaataaaaatagcaAAGGAAAGTTAAAAACAAATCCTAGGTCATTggcctagactcggaagtctaaggaatgtgcttattgtgtcattgagattaaacacaagaggttagtgtttaattcactcaatgttggctctgataccaacctgtcacacccctgtatttccacatattaccggtgggcccggcggggagtatcgtgacgtagttgatatcatcattgtcagtacacacaatataataggatagcggaaggcttggtgaataaactattacaaaccataatgtctgagtgtcCACGAAAGAATACACaaactggaatgtaataagatccacaggcggatcaaaagtaaaatacaagaaaaacagacttcaggtatctatggatttgcaagatcctcttatgaCACCTAATAGCTCAAGcctattacgagaggtacctgtcaattagtctttagaaaatacgtcagtataaactggtaaatacaattaactgactcttttgaaaatatttatgaaaattgatttaggtgcacatggcataaatcatttataacttgggacaattatttaaaaataatcttgtacaCAGATTTATATGTTTATCACACAATTGAGGCCGGTTGGAAGCCGGTCAtaattaaccgactcaccacttatagaacccacaaaggagttatccccaacatgtcgGTTTACATATTATTTAGCattttgcatctgtcaggtgtatgcctacaccccgtgcataggtcgtggccattttcaaatgaaatgaaccgaggatatccaggacacggtcgaattaacccccaatgtttatgttatcaaacaaaatagattaaaacgggttttgtaatttattaatcacaatccgattaaatgatttcatacccgaccaagtggtattattataataccatatcccaagcccgtataagggaaaataagttaaaagtatttaccagATCTACACGTGAATGATAATTCAGCCgtaaaatcctaaagctttatgATGGTACCTTCTACTGGATGCTATTAATCTGTATggaaggtttaataacctattaggatgctaacgggtctttagctaagtcaaagacttagaccggctagctagaaagaGACTTTatggttctaaacgctagattaagcggagcctggaatagaatgtggtttatacccgacaagcttggatacttgtataatatgggtaaactaaacacattctgcaaattgaggatttaatgatagggtttgacccgtttcggctattttatgtaaactagtcacataaaccgatccgaacgcgaaaacgcggaacgggtaaccaaatgaatttcATACAGGTCTTaattgttattatgcttaaaatatgtaaATAcgtcagtaggatgttaacatatatgcccaaaaagcaatttaaaccaatttaagtcccataagggcattttggtaattttaatgcttataaaagagattttataacaaactgaagttctggtcttttgaaattagtaaaaatatttaatttatcacattacatcagtaagatatcatacctatgtgaaatttactatttatgaccaaactatgtcccgaaagggcattttggtcaattaACATAAGCTTTTAAGGGCATttttggaaacctgagttcataacttatacctattgtaataatatttaaatttgtttaaaaagtcagtaggtaacaagtcttaggtgttaaacaTGGTTTTAAActatactatgcacctaattagtataaaactcgctaattgacgataat is from Helianthus annuus cultivar XRQ/B chromosome 9, HanXRQr2.0-SUNRISE, whole genome shotgun sequence and encodes:
- the LOC110876123 gene encoding extensin-like, translated to MDTYDWYFTPSYNNSPAQPPLVEPQLQAVSPPPLPVEEPPQQLPQPPLEPPRQRRNARISVRGGPRFSSPQGSSSYPPIPEDPQMGGPSHVVPENDPPPVSHAPPPPMRFDNPIPTYPGSSGYNPFENPSGYPSDYGNHDPYLTAAQYNALFPSSFPPVYPTGYPVQGYQYPPYQQPPPPQQVQTEEILQRLDRVEQEANETKKKHNSFLKGLASLIKGKKK